A region of Micromonospora chokoriensis DNA encodes the following proteins:
- a CDS encoding GntR family transcriptional regulator translates to MTEGAEVLISVDPDSSVPPYEQVRGQLAELIGDGRLPVGSRLPTVRQLAADLRLAANTVARAYRELEAAGLLETRGRNGTFVAPGRDDAVDRLQRAAAGYAAEAARLGVAPATALALVRAALDAARPG, encoded by the coding sequence ATGACGGAAGGTGCAGAGGTGCTGATCTCGGTCGACCCGGACTCGTCGGTACCCCCGTACGAGCAGGTGCGCGGGCAGCTCGCCGAGCTGATCGGTGACGGCCGGTTGCCGGTGGGCAGTCGACTGCCCACCGTCCGGCAACTCGCCGCCGACCTGCGGTTGGCCGCGAACACGGTGGCCCGGGCATACCGGGAGTTGGAGGCCGCGGGGCTGCTGGAGACCCGTGGGCGCAACGGCACCTTCGTCGCGCCCGGCCGGGACGACGCCGTCGACAGGTTGCAGCGGGCCGCCGCCGGGTACGCGGCCGAGGCGGCTCGGCTCGGCGTGGCCCCGGCCACCGCGCTCGCTCTGGTCCGTGCCGCCCTGGACGCCGCCCGCCCTGGCTGA
- a CDS encoding YihY/virulence factor BrkB family protein has translation MNVIGRIEAGIDRWVSAARHRSGLFDHVWRAGALYAEVLAGRLAAAIAYYGFFAVFALALVAYSVFGAILEDNDEVSAAAADFLKDNLPFLDAQQIANSSNTVGVVGLVILVFTGIGWVEAIRSSQRLMYQLNQQPGNLVIRRLVDLGVMIGVFVLLGVSVAAVDALESLLRFLLRSTGSVGLTTISAVLSVLVNAVLATALLVAVPRLRMSRSRLRPVVLLVAVGITLLNTVGRYYVVRTERNPAYTVVAGAVGLLLYLYLLNQLVLFGAALLATSSSGRVVDLAEAAAPPRDVDEDTDPGTPGGAG, from the coding sequence GTGAACGTGATCGGCCGGATCGAGGCGGGCATCGACCGCTGGGTGAGCGCCGCGCGCCACCGGTCGGGGCTCTTCGACCACGTGTGGCGGGCCGGCGCGCTGTACGCCGAGGTGCTGGCCGGGAGGCTGGCCGCCGCGATCGCCTACTACGGGTTCTTCGCGGTGTTCGCTCTCGCCCTGGTCGCGTACTCCGTCTTCGGCGCGATCCTGGAGGACAACGACGAGGTCAGCGCGGCGGCCGCCGATTTCCTCAAGGACAACCTGCCGTTCCTGGACGCCCAGCAGATCGCCAACTCCAGCAACACCGTCGGCGTGGTCGGTCTGGTCATCCTGGTCTTCACCGGCATCGGGTGGGTGGAGGCGATCCGGTCCTCGCAGCGGTTGATGTACCAGCTCAACCAGCAGCCGGGCAACCTGGTGATCCGACGGCTGGTCGACCTGGGTGTGATGATCGGCGTCTTCGTGCTGCTCGGCGTATCGGTCGCGGCGGTGGACGCGTTGGAGTCGCTGCTGCGCTTCCTGCTGCGCAGCACCGGTTCGGTCGGTCTCACCACGATCAGCGCGGTGCTCAGCGTGCTGGTCAACGCGGTGCTCGCCACCGCGTTGCTCGTCGCGGTGCCCCGGCTGCGGATGAGCAGGTCCCGGTTGCGCCCGGTGGTGTTGCTGGTGGCGGTCGGCATCACGCTGCTGAACACGGTCGGGCGGTACTACGTGGTGCGTACCGAGCGCAATCCGGCGTACACCGTGGTGGCCGGCGCCGTCGGTCTGCTGCTGTACCTCTACCTGCTCAACCAGTTGGTGCTGTTCGGCGCGGCGCTCCTCGCGACCTCGTCGAGCGGGCGGGTGGTGGACCTGGCGGAGGCCGCCGCGCCGCCGAGGGACGTGGACGAGGACACCGATCCGGGTACGCCGGGCGGTGCGGGCTGA
- a CDS encoding 2'-5' RNA ligase family protein: MAGGAARSVDRSGGVSPTGDTTQIGIAVDIPEPWGGQLTRRRVEAGDPLVVPAHVTLLGPTEIQTANLPAVEQHLAAVAAAHLPFTLHLRGTGTFRPVTQVVFVAVAAGISECELLAAAIAAAPGLHRQARFPYHPHVTVAQDVAPEALDKVYEDLADFSAMFEVDAFTLFSHSGQARWQPRRDYRLGD; encoded by the coding sequence GTGGCCGGAGGGGCGGCGCGAAGCGTGGATCGCAGTGGCGGGGTCTCGCCGACCGGTGACACCACCCAGATCGGCATCGCGGTGGACATTCCCGAGCCGTGGGGTGGCCAGCTCACCCGTCGGCGGGTCGAGGCCGGCGACCCGCTCGTGGTTCCCGCGCACGTGACGTTGCTGGGGCCCACCGAGATCCAGACAGCCAACCTGCCCGCCGTCGAGCAGCACCTGGCCGCCGTCGCCGCCGCGCACCTGCCGTTCACACTGCACCTGCGGGGCACCGGCACGTTCCGCCCGGTCACCCAGGTGGTGTTCGTCGCGGTGGCCGCCGGCATCAGTGAGTGCGAGTTGCTGGCCGCCGCCATCGCCGCGGCGCCGGGCCTGCATCGCCAGGCGCGCTTCCCGTACCATCCGCACGTCACAGTGGCACAGGACGTGGCGCCGGAGGCTCTGGACAAGGTGTACGAGGATCTGGCCGACTTCTCCGCGATGTTCGAGGTCGACGCGTTCACCCTGTTCTCGCACAGCGGGCAGGCCCGGTGGCAGCCGCGTCGGGACTACCGCCTCGGCGACTGA
- the trpS gene encoding tryptophan--tRNA ligase, producing MSDVPARPRVFSGIQPTADSFHLGNYLGAVRHWVALQETHDAFYCVVDLHAITAGHDPALLRQRSRVAAAQLFAVGLDPERSTLFVQSQVPEHPQLAWVLGCITGFGEASRMTQFKDKSQKHGNERSSVGLFTYPILQAADILLYQANAVPVGEDQRQHLELSRDLAQRFNATFGPTFTVPAPHIVKDTAKITDLQDPTAKMSKSSSSPAGIIDLLDDPARSAKKIRSAVTDTGREIVFDTETKPGVSNLLTIHSALSGRGIDELVAAFAGRGYGDLKKELAEVVTDFVRPIQERTRTYLDDPAQLDKLLAGGAEKARAVAATTLRSAYERVGFFAPVRGE from the coding sequence ATGTCCGACGTTCCCGCCCGCCCCCGCGTCTTCTCCGGCATCCAGCCGACGGCCGACTCGTTCCACCTCGGCAACTACCTGGGCGCGGTCCGGCACTGGGTGGCTCTCCAGGAGACCCACGACGCTTTCTACTGCGTCGTGGACCTGCACGCCATCACCGCGGGGCACGACCCGGCGCTGCTGCGTCAGCGCAGCCGGGTGGCCGCCGCCCAGCTCTTCGCGGTCGGGCTCGACCCGGAACGCAGCACCCTGTTCGTGCAGTCGCAGGTGCCCGAGCACCCGCAGCTGGCCTGGGTGCTCGGCTGCATCACCGGCTTCGGCGAGGCCAGTCGGATGACCCAGTTCAAGGACAAGTCGCAGAAGCACGGCAACGAGCGGTCGAGTGTCGGGCTGTTCACCTACCCGATCCTGCAGGCCGCCGACATCCTGCTCTACCAGGCCAACGCGGTGCCGGTCGGCGAGGACCAGCGCCAGCACCTCGAACTCTCCCGGGACCTGGCCCAGCGGTTCAACGCGACGTTCGGCCCGACGTTCACGGTGCCCGCGCCGCACATCGTCAAGGACACTGCGAAGATCACCGATCTTCAGGACCCGACGGCGAAGATGTCCAAGTCGTCGTCCTCACCGGCCGGCATCATCGACCTCCTGGACGACCCGGCCCGCTCCGCGAAGAAGATCCGGTCGGCGGTCACCGACACCGGTCGGGAGATCGTCTTCGACACCGAGACCAAGCCCGGTGTGTCCAACCTGCTCACCATCCACTCGGCGCTCAGCGGGCGCGGCATCGACGAGCTGGTGGCCGCGTTCGCCGGCCGCGGTTACGGCGACCTGAAGAAGGAGTTGGCCGAGGTCGTCACGGACTTCGTCCGACCGATCCAGGAGCGCACCCGCACCTACCTCGACGACCCGGCGCAGTTGGACAAGCTGCTCGCCGGCGGTGCGGAGAAGGCCCGCGCGGTGGCCGCGACGACCCTGCGGTCGGCGTACGAGCGGGTCGGGTTCTTCGCGCCCGTCCGCGGCGAGTAG
- a CDS encoding hemolysin family protein produces the protein MREAARTGLRRRVRVRPRRDPGPLARAVARVLVRAADGATRLVTDLLGAGPAAGRERISEADLRDLVAANTVLDPDERRIIDEVLVAGASLIREVMMPRTEVVFLPARLTIAEAARLVRAETHTRYPVTDGTHDDVVGFVHLRDVLLRPDADNRVTVGELAREVKRLPGSKRVLPALTEMRREGQHLAVVVDEYGGTAGIVTLEDLIEELIGEIHDEYDAAPDPVRAGLPAVVDGRLNLADFAERTGVALPAGPYETVGGFVMAALGRLPVVGDEVPVPAEPDEVAESDPAGPPGGWLLRVLALDGRRVARLAVSAVRSSEQRREDDAGQRREDDAGQRRESVRGIGPGQVRETMAGQQRRSVVGPTRRVDAGEAPEVSSPTPAGRSRPAGPS, from the coding sequence ATGCGGGAGGCGGCCCGTACCGGGCTTCGGCGACGCGTGCGGGTGCGGCCCCGCCGCGATCCCGGTCCGCTCGCCCGAGCCGTCGCCCGCGTGCTGGTCCGCGCCGCCGATGGTGCCACCCGACTCGTCACCGATCTGCTCGGGGCGGGCCCGGCGGCGGGCCGCGAGCGCATCTCCGAGGCAGACCTGCGGGACCTGGTCGCGGCGAACACCGTGCTCGACCCGGACGAACGGCGCATCATCGACGAGGTCCTCGTGGCCGGCGCCAGCCTGATCCGCGAGGTGATGATGCCGCGCACCGAGGTGGTCTTCCTTCCGGCGCGGCTGACCATCGCCGAGGCCGCCCGGCTGGTCCGCGCCGAGACGCACACCCGTTACCCGGTCACCGACGGCACCCACGACGACGTGGTCGGCTTCGTGCACCTCCGTGACGTGCTGCTGCGGCCGGACGCCGACAACCGCGTCACCGTCGGTGAGCTGGCCCGCGAGGTGAAGCGGCTACCCGGCAGCAAGCGGGTGCTCCCCGCGCTGACCGAGATGCGTCGGGAGGGCCAGCACCTCGCCGTGGTGGTGGACGAGTACGGAGGCACCGCCGGGATCGTCACCCTTGAGGACCTCATCGAGGAGTTGATCGGCGAGATTCACGACGAGTACGACGCCGCTCCGGACCCCGTACGCGCCGGTCTGCCCGCCGTGGTGGACGGCCGCCTCAACCTCGCCGACTTCGCCGAACGGACCGGGGTGGCGCTGCCCGCCGGCCCGTACGAGACGGTCGGGGGGTTCGTGATGGCCGCGCTGGGCCGGTTGCCGGTGGTCGGCGACGAGGTGCCGGTGCCCGCTGAACCGGACGAGGTCGCCGAGTCCGACCCGGCCGGACCGCCGGGCGGCTGGCTGCTTCGGGTGCTCGCACTGGACGGCCGCCGGGTGGCCCGGCTCGCGGTGTCCGCTGTCCGGTCGTCCGAGCAGCGCCGTGAGGACGACGCCGGGCAGCGCCGTGAGGACGACGCCGGGCAGCGCCGCGAGTCGGTTCGGGGAATCGGCCCCGGACAGGTGCGGGAGACGATGGCGGGGCAACAGCGCCGGTCCGTGGTCGGACCGACGCGGCGCGTCGACGCGGGCGAGGCACCCGAGGTCAGCAGCCCGACACCGGCGGGGCGCAGCCGACCCGCCGGCCCGTCATGA
- the galE gene encoding UDP-glucose 4-epimerase GalE translates to MLLDAGHQVVVLDDLRTGHREALAPDATHVEAPIHEAARIVTADAGFDGVLHFAALIAAGESMVRPELYWQNNTVGTLALIDAVRAAGVPRMVFSSTAAVYGNPTELPITETAVKAPTNTYGATKLAADMALTSEAVAHGLAAVSLRYFNVAGAHLDGDVSLGERHDPETHLIPIALEVAAGRREKLQLFGDDYPTVDGTCVRDYIHVADLARAHLLALDAATAGQHRIYNLGNGNGFSNRQVVDVVREVTGRPVPVEVAPRREGDPAELVASSALAQDELGWTPRKPTLHDMIGDAWAFYGKHILGQS, encoded by the coding sequence ATGCTGCTCGACGCGGGCCACCAGGTGGTCGTCCTGGACGACCTCCGCACGGGGCACCGCGAGGCGCTCGCCCCGGACGCGACCCACGTCGAGGCGCCCATCCACGAGGCCGCCCGCATCGTCACCGCCGACGCCGGCTTCGACGGGGTGCTGCACTTCGCCGCCCTGATCGCCGCCGGCGAGTCGATGGTCAGGCCGGAGCTGTACTGGCAGAACAACACCGTCGGCACGCTCGCCCTGATCGACGCGGTCCGCGCCGCCGGGGTGCCCCGGATGGTCTTCTCCTCCACCGCCGCCGTCTACGGCAACCCGACCGAGCTGCCCATCACCGAAACCGCCGTCAAGGCACCCACCAACACGTACGGCGCCACCAAACTCGCCGCCGACATGGCGCTCACCTCCGAGGCCGTCGCACACGGGCTCGCCGCGGTCTCGCTGCGCTACTTCAACGTCGCCGGCGCCCACCTCGACGGTGACGTCTCGTTGGGCGAACGACACGACCCGGAGACGCACCTGATCCCGATCGCGCTGGAGGTCGCCGCCGGCCGGCGGGAGAAGCTCCAACTGTTCGGCGACGACTACCCGACCGTCGACGGCACCTGCGTCCGCGACTACATCCACGTCGCCGATCTCGCCCGGGCGCACCTGCTGGCGTTGGACGCCGCCACCGCCGGCCAACACCGCATCTACAACCTCGGCAACGGCAACGGCTTCAGCAACCGCCAGGTCGTCGACGTGGTCCGCGAGGTCACCGGGCGACCCGTGCCGGTCGAGGTGGCACCGCGCCGCGAGGGCGACCCGGCCGAGCTGGTCGCCTCCTCCGCCCTGGCCCAGGACGAGCTGGGCTGGACGCCCCGGAAGCCGACCCTGCACGACATGATCGGCGACGCCTGGGCCTTCTACGGCAAGCACATCCTGGGGCAGTCATGA
- the galK gene encoding galactokinase, whose product MTTPNGDVVARAAEGFTNRYGGEAAGRWAAPGRVNLIGEHTDYNEGFVLPFALPLRTVVAADRQDGEQWTVWSELSDETITFGADDVADPGRVTGWGAYVAGVVWALREAGHPVPGARLAIASDVPLGSGLSSSAALESAVLAALLDLGGLELPPERQPRLAQRAENVYVGAPTGIMDQSAAIRCRAGHALFLDCRDESVEHIPFDLDAAGLAVLVIDSRAPHRHADGEYAARRRSCEAGASALGVAALRDVGVDQLDAALAQLDDEETRRRVRHVVTEDQRVLDTVALLRAARVRDIGPLLTASHVSMRDDFEITVPEIDTAVEAALSAGALGARMTGGGFGGCVLALVEADHADKVAAAVTAAYAERGFTAPGTVTVLPSPGATRLP is encoded by the coding sequence ATGACCACCCCGAACGGCGACGTCGTCGCACGGGCCGCCGAGGGTTTCACCAATCGGTACGGCGGCGAAGCGGCCGGCCGCTGGGCGGCTCCGGGCCGGGTCAACCTGATCGGCGAGCACACCGACTACAACGAGGGGTTCGTGCTGCCCTTCGCCCTGCCGCTGCGGACGGTGGTCGCCGCCGACCGGCAGGACGGCGAGCAGTGGACGGTCTGGTCCGAGCTCTCCGACGAGACCATCACCTTCGGCGCTGACGACGTCGCCGATCCAGGTCGGGTGACCGGCTGGGGCGCGTACGTCGCCGGGGTGGTCTGGGCGCTCCGCGAGGCAGGCCACCCGGTGCCGGGCGCCCGGCTGGCCATCGCCTCCGACGTACCACTGGGGTCCGGGCTCTCCTCGTCCGCCGCACTGGAGTCGGCGGTGTTGGCCGCCCTGCTCGACCTCGGTGGGCTGGAGCTGCCTCCGGAGCGGCAGCCCCGGCTGGCACAGCGGGCGGAGAACGTCTACGTCGGTGCGCCGACCGGCATCATGGACCAGTCCGCGGCGATCCGCTGCCGCGCCGGGCACGCCCTGTTCCTGGACTGCCGGGACGAGTCGGTCGAGCACATCCCGTTCGACCTGGACGCCGCCGGGCTGGCGGTCCTGGTCATCGACAGCCGAGCGCCGCACCGGCACGCCGACGGTGAGTACGCTGCCCGTCGCCGCTCCTGCGAGGCCGGGGCGAGCGCCCTCGGTGTCGCCGCGCTACGGGACGTCGGCGTCGACCAGCTCGACGCCGCGCTGGCCCAGCTCGACGACGAGGAGACCCGGCGACGGGTTCGGCACGTGGTCACCGAGGACCAGCGCGTACTGGACACTGTGGCGCTGCTCCGGGCCGCCCGGGTCCGTGACATCGGCCCGCTGCTCACGGCCTCGCACGTCTCGATGCGTGACGACTTCGAGATCACCGTGCCGGAGATCGACACCGCGGTCGAGGCGGCGTTGTCGGCCGGCGCGTTGGGTGCCCGGATGACCGGCGGCGGTTTCGGAGGCTGTGTCCTCGCCCTGGTCGAGGCCGACCACGCCGACAAGGTCGCCGCCGCCGTCACGGCCGCGTACGCCGAACGGGGCTTCACCGCCCCCGGCACCGTGACGGTCCTCCCCTCCCCCGGCGCCACCCGCCTCCCCTGA
- a CDS encoding sulfate adenylyltransferase subunit 1 translates to MTTETMANAEDRAVTGAAPEARAMDLLRFATAGSVDDGKSTLIGRLLYDTKSLFTDQLAAVEAVSAARGDEYTNLALLTDGLRAEREQGITIDVAYRYFATPRRKFIIADTPGHIQYTRNMVTGASTADLALILVDARKGLVEQSRRHAFLCSLLRVPHLVLCVNKMDLVDWSQEIYEQIADEFTAFAAKLDVPDLTVVPISALRGDNIVARSENMPWYEGPSLLHHLERVHIASDRNLVDVRFPVQYVIRPQSTTVTDYRGYAGQVASGVLKPGDEVMVLPSGFTSRIAAVETADGPVAEAFPPMSVTVRLADEIDISRGDLICRPNNAPAVAQDIEAMVCWMDETTPLRVGGRYAIKHTTRSARAIVRGLHYRLDINSLHRDESADELRLNEIGRVRLRTTVPLLADEYRRNRTTGGFVIIDETTNRTVGAAMIVEAG, encoded by the coding sequence ATGACCACCGAGACCATGGCGAATGCGGAGGACCGGGCCGTCACCGGGGCCGCTCCGGAGGCCCGGGCGATGGACCTGCTGCGGTTCGCCACCGCCGGCAGCGTGGACGACGGCAAGTCGACTCTGATCGGCCGGCTGCTCTACGACACCAAGTCGCTGTTCACCGACCAGTTGGCCGCCGTGGAGGCGGTCAGCGCCGCCCGCGGTGACGAATACACCAACCTGGCGCTGCTCACCGACGGCCTGCGTGCCGAGCGGGAGCAGGGCATCACCATCGACGTGGCGTACCGCTACTTCGCCACCCCACGGCGGAAGTTCATCATCGCCGACACCCCGGGGCACATCCAGTACACCCGCAACATGGTCACCGGGGCGTCCACCGCCGACCTGGCGCTGATCCTGGTGGACGCGCGCAAGGGCCTGGTCGAGCAGTCCCGCCGGCACGCGTTCCTGTGCTCCCTGCTGCGGGTGCCGCACCTGGTCCTCTGTGTCAACAAGATGGACCTGGTGGACTGGTCGCAGGAGATCTACGAGCAGATCGCCGACGAGTTCACCGCGTTCGCGGCGAAGCTCGACGTACCGGACCTGACCGTGGTGCCGATCTCCGCGCTGCGCGGTGACAACATCGTCGCCCGGTCGGAGAACATGCCGTGGTACGAGGGCCCGTCGCTGCTGCACCACCTGGAGCGGGTGCACATCGCCAGCGACCGCAACCTGGTCGACGTCCGGTTCCCGGTGCAGTACGTGATCCGTCCGCAGTCGACGACGGTGACCGACTACCGCGGCTACGCCGGCCAGGTCGCCTCCGGAGTGCTCAAGCCGGGTGACGAGGTGATGGTGCTGCCGTCCGGCTTCACCAGCCGGATCGCCGCCGTGGAGACCGCCGACGGTCCGGTCGCGGAGGCGTTCCCGCCGATGTCCGTGACGGTACGACTGGCCGACGAGATCGACATCTCCCGCGGCGACCTGATCTGCCGGCCGAACAACGCGCCGGCGGTCGCCCAGGACATCGAGGCGATGGTCTGCTGGATGGACGAGACGACCCCGCTGCGGGTCGGTGGCCGGTACGCGATCAAGCACACCACCCGCTCGGCGCGGGCGATCGTGCGCGGGCTGCACTACCGGTTGGACATCAACTCGCTCCACCGCGACGAGTCGGCCGACGAGCTGCGGCTCAACGAGATCGGTCGGGTGCGGCTGCGGACGACGGTGCCGCTGCTGGCCGACGAGTACCGGCGCAACCGCACCACCGGAGGCTTCGTCATCATCGACGAGACCACCAACCGCACGGTAGGCGCCGCCATGATCGTCGAAGCCGGCTAA
- the cysD gene encoding sulfate adenylyltransferase subunit CysD, with translation MTTPAAYRVSHLDALEAESIFVMREVVAEMERPVLLFSGGKDSIVMLRLAQKAFAPANIPFPVMHVDTGHNFPEVLEYRDQRVAELGLQLVIASVPEALASGMVRESGDGMRNRIQTPVLLDAVERHRFDALFGGARRDEEKARAKERVFSFRDEFGQWDPKNQRPELWSLYNGRHHPGESIRVFPLSNWTELDVWHYIAREHIPLPSIYYAHEREVIERDGMLYAVNEFFRPRAGEERFKEQVRYRTVGDASCTAAVRSDADTVEKVIEEVAATRITERGATRGDDRVSEAAMEDRKREGYF, from the coding sequence ATGACCACCCCGGCGGCGTACCGGGTCTCCCACCTGGACGCCCTGGAGGCGGAGAGCATCTTCGTGATGCGCGAGGTGGTCGCCGAAATGGAACGCCCGGTGCTGCTCTTCTCCGGCGGCAAGGACTCGATCGTCATGCTGCGACTGGCGCAGAAGGCGTTCGCCCCGGCCAACATCCCCTTCCCCGTCATGCATGTCGACACCGGGCACAACTTCCCCGAGGTCCTGGAATACCGCGACCAGCGGGTCGCCGAGCTGGGGTTGCAGCTCGTGATCGCGAGCGTGCCGGAAGCCCTGGCGAGCGGGATGGTCCGGGAGTCCGGCGACGGCATGCGCAACCGGATCCAGACGCCGGTGCTGTTGGACGCCGTGGAGAGGCACCGCTTCGACGCGCTCTTCGGTGGGGCTCGCCGAGACGAGGAGAAGGCCCGCGCGAAGGAGCGGGTCTTCAGCTTCCGTGACGAGTTCGGCCAGTGGGACCCGAAGAACCAGCGGCCGGAGCTGTGGTCGCTGTACAACGGCCGGCACCACCCCGGCGAGTCGATCCGGGTCTTCCCGCTGTCCAACTGGACCGAGTTGGACGTCTGGCACTACATCGCCAGGGAACACATCCCGCTGCCCTCGATCTACTACGCGCACGAGCGTGAGGTGATCGAGCGGGACGGCATGCTGTACGCGGTCAACGAGTTCTTCCGCCCCCGGGCGGGCGAGGAACGGTTCAAGGAGCAGGTGCGCTACCGCACCGTCGGCGACGCCTCCTGCACCGCCGCCGTCCGTTCCGACGCGGACACCGTGGAGAAGGTCATCGAGGAGGTGGCGGCCACCCGGATCACCGAGCGCGGCGCGACCCGTGGTGACGACCGGGTCAGCGAGGCCGCCATGGAGGACCGCAAGCGGGAGGGCTATTTCTGA
- a CDS encoding inositol monophosphatase family protein yields MSSPPMIDGAFARWLASRAGQALLDLRTEMGFADSGALKSAGDKVSHDLIRTELAKWRPGDAVLSEEDEGSRLAWAAEVNTGAVSRLTADRVWIIDPLDGTREFSEEGRSDWAVHVALWARNAPSPHGLVAGAVGLPAQHRVLGTDYPPAYPPMTVEAATAGERKIRLAASRSRPPVFLTDLAEDVGAHLVPMGSAGAKIAAVVTGEVDAYIHAGGQYEWDSAAPVAVATATGLHASRIDGSALRYNEADPRLPDLLVCRKDLATRLLAALQRHSG; encoded by the coding sequence ATGAGCAGTCCTCCGATGATCGATGGCGCGTTCGCCCGATGGCTGGCGTCCCGGGCCGGGCAGGCGTTGCTCGACCTGCGTACGGAGATGGGTTTCGCGGACTCCGGCGCGCTGAAGTCGGCCGGGGACAAGGTGTCGCACGACCTGATCCGCACGGAGTTGGCGAAGTGGCGACCGGGCGACGCGGTGCTCTCCGAGGAGGACGAGGGCTCGCGGTTGGCCTGGGCGGCAGAGGTGAACACCGGGGCGGTGTCGCGGTTGACCGCCGACCGGGTGTGGATCATCGACCCGTTGGACGGCACCCGGGAGTTCTCCGAGGAGGGCCGCTCGGACTGGGCGGTGCACGTGGCGCTCTGGGCGCGTAACGCGCCGAGCCCGCACGGGCTGGTCGCCGGGGCGGTCGGCCTGCCGGCGCAGCACCGGGTGCTGGGCACCGACTACCCGCCGGCGTACCCGCCGATGACTGTGGAGGCGGCGACGGCCGGCGAGCGGAAGATCCGCCTGGCGGCGAGCCGGAGCCGGCCGCCGGTCTTCCTCACCGACCTGGCCGAGGACGTCGGGGCGCACCTGGTGCCGATGGGTTCGGCCGGAGCGAAGATCGCCGCCGTGGTCACCGGCGAGGTCGACGCGTACATCCACGCCGGCGGGCAGTACGAGTGGGATTCGGCTGCCCCGGTCGCTGTGGCGACGGCCACCGGACTACACGCTTCCCGGATCGACGGATCTGCGCTGAGATACAACGAGGCGGATCCGCGTCTGCCGGACCTTCTGGTCTGCCGCAAGGATCTCGCCACCCGGTTGCTTGCAGCGTTGCAGAGACATTCCGGGTAA
- the pth gene encoding aminoacyl-tRNA hydrolase: MTDEAGPWLVVGLGNPGREYAGNRHNVGFMVADLLAGRVGARFGRHKRAVAEVAEGRLGFGGPKLVLVKPLTYMNLSGGPVAALAQFYKVPAAQVIAVHDELDISYGQVRVKFGGGEGGHNGLRSMSKSLGTKDYARVRFGVGRPPGRQDPADYVLSDFGATERKELDFLVDRAADVVESVIVKGVEPTQNLYHGI, encoded by the coding sequence GTGACGGACGAGGCGGGGCCGTGGCTGGTGGTCGGCCTGGGCAACCCCGGTCGGGAGTACGCCGGGAACCGGCACAACGTCGGCTTCATGGTGGCCGACCTGCTGGCCGGCCGGGTCGGGGCCCGGTTCGGGCGGCACAAGCGGGCGGTGGCCGAGGTGGCCGAGGGGCGGCTGGGGTTCGGTGGGCCGAAGCTGGTGCTGGTGAAGCCACTGACGTACATGAACCTGTCCGGTGGCCCGGTGGCGGCCCTGGCGCAGTTCTACAAGGTGCCGGCGGCGCAGGTGATCGCGGTGCACGACGAACTGGACATCTCCTACGGCCAGGTGCGGGTGAAGTTCGGCGGCGGCGAGGGTGGGCACAACGGCCTGCGGTCGATGTCGAAGTCGTTGGGCACGAAGGACTACGCGCGGGTGCGGTTCGGCGTCGGCCGACCGCCGGGGCGGCAGGATCCGGCGGATTACGTGCTGTCGGATTTTGGCGCGACGGAGCGTAAGGAGCTGGATTTCCTGGTGGACCGGGCCGCCGACGTGGTGGAGTCGGTGATCGTCAAGGGCGTGGAGCCGACGCAGAACCTCTACCACGGCATTTGA
- a CDS encoding 50S ribosomal protein L25/general stress protein Ctc: protein MSEVKISAEPRTEFGKGGARRTRRAGKVPAVLYGHGEKPKHIALPSREFAAAIRKGGANQLFAIDITDGTQVLALPKAIQRDPIRDTFEHVDLLLVRRGEKVTVEVPVQLTGEAARDTLIVHDHDTLSVTADATKVPDHLEASIEGLEAGTQVTAGDVELPTGVELAADSDLTVASVTAAPTAEQLEATLPEVEVATDEAEAEVGEATEGSEGADAAPAAEGDESSEARTEA, encoded by the coding sequence GTGTCCGAGGTAAAGATCAGCGCCGAGCCCCGCACCGAGTTCGGCAAGGGTGGTGCCCGTCGTACCCGCCGGGCCGGCAAGGTGCCTGCCGTGCTGTACGGCCACGGCGAGAAGCCCAAGCACATCGCGCTGCCGTCGCGGGAGTTCGCCGCCGCGATCCGCAAGGGTGGTGCCAACCAGCTCTTCGCGATCGACATCACCGACGGCACCCAGGTGCTGGCCCTGCCGAAGGCGATCCAGCGTGACCCGATCCGCGACACCTTCGAGCACGTCGACCTGCTCCTGGTGCGTCGGGGCGAGAAGGTCACCGTCGAGGTTCCGGTCCAGCTGACCGGCGAGGCCGCGCGGGACACCCTGATCGTGCACGACCACGACACCCTCTCGGTGACCGCCGACGCCACCAAGGTGCCGGACCACCTCGAGGCCTCGATCGAGGGCCTGGAGGCGGGCACCCAGGTGACCGCCGGTGACGTCGAGCTGCCGACCGGCGTCGAGCTGGCCGCCGACTCGGACCTGACGGTCGCGTCGGTGACCGCCGCCCCCACCGCCGAGCAGCTCGAGGCGACGCTGCCCGAGGTCGAGGTTGCCACCGACGAGGCCGAGGCCGAGGTCGGCGAGGCCACCGAGGGCTCCGAGGGCGCGGACGCCGCTCCGGCCGCCGAGGGCGACGAGAGCTCCGAGGCGCGCACCGAGGCCTGA